The following proteins are encoded in a genomic region of Aliiroseovarius sp. F47248L:
- a CDS encoding helix-turn-helix transcriptional regulator — protein MGKKIREVRLLRGLTQVKVAEQLGLSFQQLQKYETGYNRVSASKMFEIAQLLNVQPGYFFEGLAEAGTSEDEAMDERTAKAAQALSSIQDVKVRNQIQSMIHELANRQSLSA, from the coding sequence GTGGGTAAGAAAATCAGAGAAGTCCGTCTGCTGCGCGGTCTCACTCAGGTAAAAGTGGCGGAGCAGTTGGGGCTTTCGTTTCAACAGCTTCAAAAGTACGAAACGGGATACAATCGTGTCTCGGCCAGCAAAATGTTCGAAATTGCACAGCTCTTGAATGTTCAACCGGGGTATTTCTTCGAAGGTCTGGCTGAAGCCGGAACGTCAGAAGACGAAGCCATGGATGAACGCACGGCGAAAGCCGCGCAGGCGTTGTCATCAATTCAGGACGTAAAGGTGCGCAACCAGATCCAATCTATGATCCACGAACTGGCCAACCGCCAGTCGCTGAGCGCCTGA
- a CDS encoding LysR family transcriptional regulator: protein MINRSSPALLFEMLRSFASLARTLNLSESVRELDSTRQTVRRHIASLESYKGCKLFSFDNRQYQLTEDGKNALREAEELIARGDAWLHDESKHVNELYYLGMQIGDVPYYLQQHPLTAIWDMGSPLIQFGFHAWAGSEGALESPVLAPLRPYLMVFRYNEDNGDWICTEVGEKSSYATWFGWEKYRSSVGKGIANLPGGPGFANLLAKPFHDIATTRGIRLDHIHTRIGHGEDNTLKAISYQRLAMACRFADGEFALATLIDRTRNVQIANLSDEDRDAMDADLTMKDIPPDMA, encoded by the coding sequence ATGATCAATCGAAGCAGCCCTGCCCTTTTGTTTGAGATGCTACGCTCCTTTGCATCTTTGGCGCGCACATTGAACCTTTCCGAATCCGTTCGCGAGCTTGACAGCACCCGGCAAACCGTCCGCCGCCACATTGCTTCACTGGAAAGCTACAAAGGCTGCAAGCTGTTTAGCTTTGACAATAGACAGTACCAGCTCACCGAAGACGGTAAGAACGCTTTACGCGAAGCTGAGGAATTGATCGCCCGTGGTGACGCCTGGCTGCACGACGAAAGCAAGCATGTAAATGAGCTTTACTATCTTGGGATGCAGATCGGGGATGTGCCCTACTACCTGCAGCAACATCCACTGACCGCCATCTGGGATATGGGCTCACCGCTAATCCAGTTCGGCTTTCATGCCTGGGCGGGGTCGGAAGGCGCACTTGAAAGCCCTGTGCTTGCCCCCCTGCGACCCTATTTAATGGTGTTTCGCTATAACGAGGACAATGGCGACTGGATCTGTACCGAAGTTGGGGAAAAGTCATCCTATGCCACATGGTTCGGGTGGGAAAAATACAGGTCATCAGTTGGCAAGGGTATTGCCAATCTGCCCGGCGGGCCCGGGTTTGCAAATCTACTGGCAAAACCATTTCACGATATCGCAACCACGCGGGGCATTCGTCTGGATCACATCCACACACGTATCGGGCATGGCGAAGACAACACGCTGAAGGCCATCAGCTATCAGCGGCTGGCGATGGCCTGTCGGTTCGCTGATGGCGAGTTCGCCCTTGCCACCCTGATCGACCGTACCCGGAACGTGCAGATCGCCAATCTGAGTGACGAGGATCGCGACGCCATGGACGCCGATCTAACTATGAAGGACATTCCACCCGACATGGCCTAA
- the hisH gene encoding imidazole glycerol phosphate synthase subunit HisH, translated as MLTVIIDYDSGNLHSAEKAFQRMAAETHAGKVIVTTRPEDVARADRIVLPGDGAFPACRQQLSDHRGIYEALEEAVIRQARPFMGICVGMQMLATVSHEYQDTSGFDWIKGHVRKITPSDPKLKVPHMGWNDLVIDHEHPVLEGVKTGDHAYFVHSYHFVVDDITHRLAHCDYAGDITAIVGRDNLIGMQFHPEKSQSAGLRMIANFLSWKP; from the coding sequence ATGCTGACCGTGATCATCGACTATGACAGCGGCAACCTGCACTCGGCCGAAAAAGCGTTTCAGCGTATGGCGGCAGAGACCCACGCGGGCAAGGTGATCGTCACCACCCGCCCCGAAGACGTGGCCCGCGCCGACCGCATCGTTCTGCCCGGCGACGGGGCGTTTCCGGCCTGCCGCCAGCAACTGTCGGACCATCGCGGCATCTACGAAGCGTTGGAAGAGGCGGTGATACGGCAAGCTCGTCCCTTCATGGGAATTTGCGTCGGCATGCAAATGCTGGCCACGGTCAGTCACGAATATCAGGACACGAGCGGGTTTGACTGGATCAAGGGCCATGTGCGCAAGATCACCCCGTCAGACCCGAAGCTGAAAGTGCCCCATATGGGCTGGAATGATCTGGTGATCGACCACGAACATCCGGTGCTGGAGGGTGTCAAAACGGGCGACCACGCCTATTTCGTGCACTCCTATCATTTCGTGGTGGATGATATCACGCATCGGCTGGCGCACTGCGACTACGCAGGCGACATCACGGCCATTGTGGGCCGCGACAACCTGATTGGAATGCAGTTCCACCCGGAAAAAAGCCAGTCGGCCGGGCTTCGGATGATCGCCAATTTTCTAAGCTGGAAACCATAG
- a CDS encoding DUF2147 domain-containing protein yields the protein MKRMLMALALSVGMAAPAFADAVEGVWKTQVDDGNYAHVTMSKCGSAICGVISKAFNADGPIKSDNIGKRLVWDMQPNSGGKYSGGKIWQPSTGKVFKSKMTLSGNSLKVEGCVAVFCKKQTWSRVK from the coding sequence ATGAAACGTATGTTAATGGCGCTTGCGCTGAGTGTTGGTATGGCAGCCCCCGCCTTTGCGGATGCCGTGGAAGGCGTGTGGAAAACGCAGGTGGATGACGGGAATTACGCACATGTCACGATGTCGAAATGCGGGTCCGCGATCTGTGGTGTGATTTCCAAGGCCTTCAACGCAGACGGGCCGATCAAGTCCGACAATATCGGCAAGCGGCTGGTCTGGGACATGCAGCCGAATAGTGGCGGCAAGTATTCCGGTGGCAAGATTTGGCAGCCTTCAACCGGCAAGGTCTTCAAGTCCAAGATGACGCTGTCCGGCAACAGCCTGAAGGTTGAAGGCTGCGTGGCGGTGTTCTGCAAGAAACAAACCTGGTCACGGGTGAAGTAA
- the hisB gene encoding imidazoleglycerol-phosphate dehydratase HisB — protein MRRAKITRKTAETEISVEVNLDGTGAYDNQTGVGFFDHMLDQLSRHSLIDLTVRAKGDLHIDDHHTVEDTGIALGQALTQALGDKKGIRRYGECHLPMDDAQVRAALDLSGRPYLVWNMEFAAPKIGTFDTELVREFFQALATHGGITLHVDQLHGFNAHHVAEAGFKAVARALRLAVETDPRKADAIPSTKGAL, from the coding sequence ATGCGGCGCGCAAAAATCACCCGCAAGACTGCGGAAACCGAGATTTCGGTCGAGGTCAACCTCGACGGAACCGGCGCTTACGATAACCAGACTGGCGTGGGATTCTTTGATCACATGCTGGACCAGCTCTCGCGCCATTCACTGATCGACTTAACTGTGCGTGCCAAGGGCGATCTGCACATCGACGACCACCACACGGTCGAAGACACCGGCATCGCGCTGGGGCAAGCTCTGACGCAGGCGCTTGGTGACAAGAAGGGCATCCGTCGCTATGGCGAATGCCACCTGCCGATGGACGACGCACAGGTGCGGGCAGCACTCGACCTGTCGGGACGCCCTTATCTGGTGTGGAACATGGAGTTCGCCGCCCCGAAGATCGGCACGTTCGACACCGAGTTGGTGCGCGAGTTCTTTCAGGCGCTGGCGACCCATGGCGGCATCACGCTGCATGTGGACCAGTTGCACGGCTTCAACGCCCACCACGTGGCCGAGGCAGGCTTCAAGGCCGTCGCCCGTGCGTTGCGTTTGGCTGTAGAAACTGATCCGCGCAAAGCGGACGCAATTCCTTCGACCAAAGGCGCGCTTTAA